A region of Arabidopsis thaliana chromosome 5, partial sequence DNA encodes the following proteins:
- the I-2 gene encoding phosphoprotein phosphatase inhibitor, whose amino-acid sequence MMDDDGSLSPRGRAFDECVDDMQRAEELRNVLNDAAASSSRNSSQGSGGGGWSSSDEEEEEADPMDQDEEGSGSGKNERFNAHRKAHYDEFRKVKELRSSGSFYEEEEEEDDGAKGSKSETTTNSRHTKGGNKELDATKTVSGTSSSSSPELI is encoded by the exons ATgatggatgatgatg GTTCTTTGTCTCCTAGAGGAAGAGCGTTTGATGAATGTGTTGATGATATGCAACGAGCTGAAGAACTGAGGAATGTTCTGAATGATGCAGCAGCTTCTTCCAGTAGAAATAGTAGCCAGGGttctggtggtggtggctgGAGCTCgtctgatgaagaagaagaagaagcagatccAATGgatcaagatgaagaag GTTCTGGAAGTGGTAAAAATGAACGTTTCAACGCACACAGAAAAGCACATTACGACGAGTTTCGGAAGGTGAAGGAACTGAGATCCTCAGGGTCAttctatgaagaagaagaggaagaggatgaTGGTGCAAAAGGTAGTAAAtcagagacaacaacaaactCACGACACACTAAAGGCGGAAACAAAGAGTTAGATGCAACCAAAACGGTATCAGGGACGTCGTCATCTTCATCCCCTGAGTTAATATAA
- a CDS encoding transmembrane protein 161AB protein (LOCATED IN: endomembrane system; EXPRESSED IN: 22 plant structures; EXPRESSED DURING: 13 growth stages; CONTAINS InterPro DOMAIN/s: Transmembrane protein 161AB, predicted (InterPro:IPR019395); Has 82 Blast hits to 82 proteins in 35 species: Archae - 0; Bacteria - 0; Metazoa - 47; Fungi - 0; Plants - 33; Viruses - 0; Other Eukaryotes - 2 (source: NCBI BLink).), with protein sequence MLELLGSYRNLTLQILLSLFLTLVLSFVKISIIFLHGLCTYIQPENLNQNNTGNGLRPAIRRPSSTDDPKSNVEVRRRNRSKDKSEFDESNAQIFRIKLDEDHLRSRMYFTEYNSLFVISFLAVSCFLLDKYFGIIEDNSHGVLSNGLMFPIVLGFIALCKVFVALGKISIERSASKESEKRLSLIFGVLGFVFGIIISAGVFPKGFDFQLGSVDAFCCIVISFSMACIGGFLYMPAGRSARSFWVGTDQIRSNLSIISCGWFGRMILYANYIVSVFTSLLWIHPLAEVLVKRSGDPGTSGSSQSQSGLVGNVGMLSDDFAKFRVLCLLLSGLLQAMAVRPNLQMFLNEAVLSWYQRLHGSKTPDLDFSRAKMFLHNHYLCLVALQFLAPSVLVILFLGLSQIDLSSFAVSQLVCGSLPCSDFIKQVGLLMSWWVLFVWSGFTSASLVFYRRGVLYVS encoded by the coding sequence ATGCTTGAGCTTTTAGGAAGTTACAGGAATCTAACACTTCAAATCCTACTATCTCTCTTCTTAACGTTAGTCCTTTCATTCGTCAAAATCTCAATCATCTTCCTCCACGGTCTCTGTACCTATATCCAACCTGAAAATCTCAACCAAAACAACACCGGAAATGGACTCCGACCTGCGATTAGACGACCATCTAGTACCGACGATCCAAAATCTAATGTTGAagtcagaagaagaaacagatccAAAGATAAATCCGAATTCGACGAAAGCAATGCTCAGATCTTTCGAATTAAGCTCGATGAAGATCATCTCAGATCTCGAATGTATTTCACTGAGTACAATTCGCTATTCGTGATATCGTTCTTAGctgtttcttgctttcttctaGATAAGTACTTCGGTATTATTGAGGATAATAGTCATGGAGTTTTAAGTAATGGATTGATGTTTCCGATTGTTCTAGGGTTTATAGCTTTGTGTAAGGTGTTTGTAGCTTTGGGGAAGATTTCTATTGAGAGATCTGCTTCTAAGGAATCTGAGAAGAgattgagtttgatttttggtgttttagggtttgtgttTGGGATTATAATCAGTGCTGGTGTTTTTCCTAAAGgatttgattttcaattaGGTTCTGTTGATGCGTTTTGTTGCATTGTGATATCGTTTTCGATGGCTTGTATTGGTGGTTTCCTTTATATGCCTGCTGGAAGAAGTGCAAGGTCGTTTTGGGTTGGGACTGATCAGATTAGGAGTAATTTGTCGATCATTTCTTGTGGATGGTTTGGTAGGATGATTCTATATGCGAATTATATCGTATCGGTTTTCACTTCGTTGCTTTGGATTCATCCGTTGGCAGAGGTTTTAGTGAAGAGAAGTGGTGATCCTGGGACTAGTGGTAGTAGTCAGAGTCAGAGTGGGTTGGTTGGTAATGTAGGCATGTTGAGTGATGATTTTGCGAAGTTTCgggttttgtgtttgttaCTTTCGGGTTTACTACAAGCGATGGCGGTTCGTCCTAACCTTCAGATGTTCTTGAACGAAGCAGTCCTTTCGTGGTATCAGAGATTACATGGAAGTAAAACTCCTGATTTGGATTTTAGTCGTGCAAAGATGTTTCTTCACAACCATTACCTATGCCTTGTTGCTCTGCAGTTTTTGGCGCCTTCGGTGCTAGTGATTCTTTTCCTCGGCTTGTCTCAGATTGACTTGAGCTCTTTTGCTGTATCTCAACTGGTATGTGGTTCTTTGCCTTGTAGCGATTTCATTAAACAAGTTGGTTTGTTGATGTCTTGGTgggttctttttgtttggtcgGGTTTTACTTCAGCGAGTCTTGTTTTCTATCGTCGAGGTGTCTTGTATGTTTCTTGA
- a CDS encoding Sugar isomerase (SIS) family protein (Sugar isomerase (SIS) family protein; FUNCTIONS IN: sugar binding; INVOLVED IN: carbohydrate metabolic process; EXPRESSED IN: 17 plant structures; EXPRESSED DURING: 10 growth stages; CONTAINS InterPro DOMAIN/s: Sugar isomerase (SIS) (InterPro:IPR001347); Has 950 Blast hits to 950 proteins in 353 species: Archae - 153; Bacteria - 734; Metazoa - 0; Fungi - 2; Plants - 24; Viruses - 0; Other Eukaryotes - 37 (source: NCBI BLink).), whose amino-acid sequence MANEKAQEMANLSSQICNQISSVFTKPTSPYPPPLDLLVTELTAISRNRNNSRIFLYGVGREGLMLKAFAMRLFHFGLPTHLVFDMTTPPISSSDLLIASAGPGGFSTVDALCSVAKSNGAKVILITAEPAIGSCVKHATDVCYVPAQTMASDNGGGDSVEMGERRLLPMGSVYEGALFVLFEMVVYKLGEVLGESSESVRARHTNLE is encoded by the coding sequence ATGGCGAACGAGAAAGCTCAAGAAATGGCGAATCTATCTTCTCAAATCTGCAACCAAATCTCATCTGTCTTCACAAAACCAACCTCACCATATCCACCACCGCTCGATCTCCTAGTAACAGAGCTTACCGCAATCTCCCGCAACCGCAACAACTCTCGTATCTTCCTCTACGGTGTTGGACGCGAAGGTCTAATGCTAAAAGCCTTCGCGATGCGTCTCTTCCACTTTGGTCTCCCCACTCACTTAGTCTTCGACATGACAACACCTCCAATCTCATCTTCTGATCTCTTAATCGCTTCAGCTGGTCCTGGAGGATTCTCAACCGTCGATGCGCTTTGCTCTGTAGCTAAATCGAACGGTGCTAAGGTTATACTTATTACTGCAGAGCCAGCGATAGGTTCTTGTGTGAAACATGCAACGGATGTCTGTTATGTACCTGCTCAGACTATGGCGAGTGATAACGGTGGTGGTGATTCGGTGGAAATGGGAGAGAGACGTTTATTGCCGATGGGGAGTGTATATGAAGgagctttgtttgtgttgtttgaGATGGTTGTTTACAAGTTGGGTGAGGTTTTGGGTGAGTCTTCTGAGTCGGTACGTGCTCGTCATACTAATCTTGAGTGA
- the I-2 gene encoding phosphoprotein phosphatase inhibitor (phosphoprotein phosphatase inhibitors; FUNCTIONS IN: phosphoprotein phosphatase inhibitor activity; INVOLVED IN: regulation of signal transduction, regulation of phosphoprotein phosphatase activity; EXPRESSED IN: 25 plant structures; EXPRESSED DURING: 15 growth stages; CONTAINS InterPro DOMAIN/s: Protein phosphatase inhibitor 2 (IPP-2) (InterPro:IPR007062); Has 30201 Blast hits to 17322 proteins in 780 species: Archae - 12; Bacteria - 1396; Metazoa - 17338; Fungi - 3422; Plants - 5037; Viruses - 0; Other Eukaryotes - 2996 (source: NCBI BLink).), protein MTEPKRGRVQWDEANIVEIESNKPVRQKITEPKTPYHPMMDDDGSLSPRGRAFDECVDDMQRAEELRNVLNDAAASSSRNSSQGSGGGGWSSSDEEEEEADPMDQDEEGSGSGKNERFNAHRKAHYDEFRKVKELRSSGSFYEEEEEEDDGAKGSKSETTTNSRHTKGGNKELDATKTVSGTSSSSSPELI, encoded by the exons GGGGCGTGTTCAATGGGATGAAGCTAATATAGTGGAGATTGAATCGAACAAACCTGTTAGGCAGAAGATTACTGAACCAAAGACACCATACCACCCGATgatggatgatgatg GTTCTTTGTCTCCTAGAGGAAGAGCGTTTGATGAATGTGTTGATGATATGCAACGAGCTGAAGAACTGAGGAATGTTCTGAATGATGCAGCAGCTTCTTCCAGTAGAAATAGTAGCCAGGGttctggtggtggtggctgGAGCTCgtctgatgaagaagaagaagaagcagatccAATGgatcaagatgaagaag GTTCTGGAAGTGGTAAAAATGAACGTTTCAACGCACACAGAAAAGCACATTACGACGAGTTTCGGAAGGTGAAGGAACTGAGATCCTCAGGGTCAttctatgaagaagaagaggaagaggatgaTGGTGCAAAAGGTAGTAAAtcagagacaacaacaaactCACGACACACTAAAGGCGGAAACAAAGAGTTAGATGCAACCAAAACGGTATCAGGGACGTCGTCATCTTCATCCCCTGAGTTAATATAA
- the HDG7 gene encoding homeodomain GLABROUS 7 (homeodomain GLABROUS 7 (HDG7); FUNCTIONS IN: sequence-specific DNA binding, DNA binding, sequence-specific DNA binding transcription factor activity; INVOLVED IN: regulation of transcription, DNA-dependent, regulation of transcription; LOCATED IN: nucleus; EXPRESSED IN: 7 plant structures; EXPRESSED DURING: seedling growth; CONTAINS InterPro DOMAIN/s: Homeobox (InterPro:IPR001356), Homeodomain-like (InterPro:IPR009057), Lipid-binding START (InterPro:IPR002913), Homeodomain-related (InterPro:IPR012287); BEST Arabidopsis thaliana protein match is: Homeobox-leucine zipper family protein / lipid-binding START domain-containing protein (TAIR:AT4G00730.1); Has 13178 Blast hits to 13134 proteins in 617 species: Archae - 0; Bacteria - 0; Metazoa - 9657; Fungi - 189; Plants - 3110; Viruses - 1; Other Eukaryotes - 221 (source: NCBI BLink).) has product MNGDLEVDMSRGDFNPSFFLGKLKDDEFESRSLSDDSFDAMSGDEDKQEQRPKKKKRKTKYHRHTSYQIQELESFFKECPHPNEKQRLELGKKLTLESKQIKFWFQNRRTQMKTQLERHENVILKQENEKLRLENSFLKESMRGSLCIDCGGAVIPGEVSFEQHQLRIENAKLKEELDRICALANRFIGGSISLEQPSNGGIGSQHLPIGHCVSGGTSLMFMDLAMEAMDELLKLAELETSLWSSKSEKGSMNHFPGSRETGLVLINSLALVETLMDTNKWAEMFECIVAVASTLEVISNGSDGSRNGSILLMQAEFQVMSPLVPIKQKKFLRYCKQHGDGLWAVVDVSYDINRGNENLKSYGGSKMFPSGCIIQDIGNGCSKVTWIEHSEYEESHTHSLYQPLLSSSVGLGATKWLATLQRQCESFTMLLSSEDHTGLSHAGTKSILKLAQRMKLNFYSGITASCIHKWEKLLAENVGQDTRILTRKSLEPSGIVLSAATSLWLPVTQQRLFEFLCDGKCRNQWDILSNGASMENTLLVPKGQQEGSCVSLLRAAGNDQNESSMLILQETWNDVSGALVVYAPVDIPSMNTVMSGGDSAYVALLPSGFSILPDGSSSSSDQFDTDGGLVNQESKGCLLTVGFQILVNSLPTAKLNVESVETVNNLIACTIHKIRAALRIPA; this is encoded by the exons ATGAATGGCGATCTTGAAGTTGATATGTCTAGAGGAGATTTCAatccaagtttttttcttggaaagCTTAAAGACGATGAGTTTGAGAGTAGATCATTGAGTGATGATAGCTTTGATGCAATGTCTGGTGATGAGGATAAACAAGAACAACGccctaagaagaagaagaggaagacaaaGTATCATAGACACACTTCTTACCAGATTCAAGAACTCGAATC TTTCTTCAAAGAGTGTCCTCATCCTAATGAGAAGCAAAGGTTGGAACTTGGCAAAAAACTTACTTTGGAGAGTAAGCAAAttaagttttggtttcagaACAGAAGAACACAAATGAAG ACGCAACTAGAGCGGCATGAGAATGTGATTCTCAAACAAGAGAATGAAAAACTGCGGCTAGAAAACAGTTTCCTTAAAGAGTCAATGAGAGGCTCTCTATGTATTGATTGTGGTGGAGCAGTTATACCTGGTGAGGTTTCTTTTGAGCAGCACCAACTTAGGATTGAGAATGCTAAGCTTAAGGAAGAGCTTGATAGGATTTGTGCTTTAGCAAATAGATTCATTGGTGGGTCTATTTCACTTGAGCAGCCTTCAAATGGTGGGATTGGCTCACAGCATTTGCCTATAGGACATTGTGTCAGTGGTGGAACTTCACTGATGTTTATGGATCTTGCCATGGAAGCCATGGATGAGTTGTTGAAGTTAGCAGAATTGGAAACTTCTTTATGGAGTTCAAAGAGTGAGAAAGGATCGATGAACCATTTCCCTGGTTCAAGAGAAACTGGTTTAGTACTTATCAATAGCTTGGCTCTAGTCGAGACTCTTATGGACACG AACAAATGGGCAGAAATGTTTGAGTGCATAGTCGCGGTTGCATCAACCCTTGAAGTGATATCCAACGGTAGTGATGGATCAAGAAACGGCTCTATTCTATTG ATGCAAGCAGAGTTTCAAGTGATGTCTCCATTAGTtccaatcaaacaaaagaagtttCTTAGATATTGCAAGCAACATGGAGATGGTTTATGGGCGGTCGTCGATGTTTCTTATGATATAAACAGAGGAAATGAGAACTTGAAGTCTTATGGTGGCTCTAAAATGTTTCCTTCAGGATGCATTATACAAGACATAGGCAACGGCTGCTCCAAG GTGACATGGATAGAACATTCAGAGTACGAAGAGAGTCACACCCACTCACTTTACCAACCGTTGCTCAGTTCTTCGGTTGGGTTAGGCGCAACCAAATGGCTTGCGACTCTGCAGAGGCAATGCGAGAGCTTCACAATGCTTTTGTCTTCTGAAGATCACACAG GTTTGTCACATGCTGGAACAAAGAGTATACTAAAGCTAGCGCAGCGTATGAAGCTCAACTTTTACTCGGGAATAACTGCTTCGTGCATTCACAAATGGGAGAAGCTTCTTGCTGAGAACGTGGGACAGGACACAAGGATACTGACAAGGAAGAGTCTTGAGCCGTCTGGTATTGTCCTGAGCGCTGCGACATCTCTGTGGCTACCAGTGACTCAGCAGAGACTCTTTGAGTTTCTGTGTGATGGTAAATGCAGAAACCAGTGGGATATTTTGTCTAATGGTGCTTCAATGGAAAACACACTTCTCGTCCCAAAAGGACAACAGGAAGGAAGCTGCGTCTCTCTTCTTCGTGCTGCT GGGAATGATCAAAATGAGAGTAGTATGCTCATCTTGCAAGAGACATGGAATGACGTTTCTGGTGCACTGGTGGTTTACGCGCCTGTTGATATTCCATCTATGAATACTGTAATGAGCGGTGGAGATTCAGCTTATGTGGCGCTTCTTCCATCGGGGTTCTCGATATTGCCTGAcggatcatcatcatcgtctgaTCAGTTCGATACCGATGGCGGTTTGGTGAATCAAGAAAGCAAAGGATGTCTCCTGACTGTAGGATTTCAGATCTTAGTGAACAGCCTACCGACTGCAAAACTCAACGTGGAATCTGTTGAAACTGTTAACAACCTCATCGCTTGCACCATTCACAAGATCAGAGCCGCTCTTCGTATACCTGCTTAG
- a CDS encoding Bifunctional inhibitor/lipid-transfer protein/seed storage 2S albumin superfamily protein (Bifunctional inhibitor/lipid-transfer protein/seed storage 2S albumin superfamily protein; FUNCTIONS IN: lipid binding; INVOLVED IN: lipid transport; LOCATED IN: endomembrane system; EXPRESSED IN: leaf whorl, sepal, flower; EXPRESSED DURING: petal differentiation and expansion stage; CONTAINS InterPro DOMAIN/s: Bifunctional inhibitor/plant lipid transfer protein/seed storage (InterPro:IPR016140), Plant lipid transfer protein/seed storage/trypsin-alpha amylase inhibitor (InterPro:IPR003612); BEST Arabidopsis thaliana protein match is: Bifunctional inhibitor/lipid-transfer protein/seed storage 2S albumin superfamily protein (TAIR:AT5G62080.1); Has 187 Blast hits to 187 proteins in 34 species: Archae - 0; Bacteria - 0; Metazoa - 0; Fungi - 0; Plants - 187; Viruses - 0; Other Eukaryotes - 0 (source: NCBI BLink).), with the protein MAASSKYSSMSFMKVAMMVALVLVVAATVVDGQSCNAQLSTLNVCGEFVVPGADRTNPSAECCNALEAVPNECLCNTFRIASRLPSRCNIPTLSCS; encoded by the coding sequence atggcaGCTTCGTCCAAGTACTCTTCCATGTCATTCATGAAGGTGGCAATGATGGTGGCGCTGGTCTTGGTGGTGGCAGCCACTGTGGTGGATGGACAAAGCTGCAATGCGCAGCTGAGTACACTGAACGTGTGTGGTGAGTTTGTGGTTCCCGGAGCTGACAGGACCAACCCAAGTGCCGAATGTTGCAATGCTCTTGAGGCAGTGCCAAACGAATGCCTTTGCAACACGTTTCGCATTGCCTCTAGGCTTCCCTCTCGCTGCAACATTCCTACACTTTCATGCAGTTGA
- the HDG7 gene encoding homeodomain GLABROUS 7: MNGDLEVDMSRGDFNPSFFLGKLKDDEFESRSLSDDSFDAMSGDEDKQEQRPKKKKRKTKYHRHTSYQIQELESFFKECPHPNEKQRLELGKKLTLESKQIKFWFQNRRTQMKTQLERHENVILKQENEKLRLENSFLKESMRGSLCIDCGGAVIPGEVSFEQHQLRIENAKLKEELDRICALANRFIGGSISLEQPSNGGIGSQHLPIGHCVSGGTSLMFMDLAMEAMDELLKLAELETSLWSSKSEKGSMNHFPGSRETGLVLINSLALVETLMDTNKWAEMFECIVAVASTLEVISNGSDGSRNGSILLMQAEFQVMSPLVPIKQKKFLRYCKQHGDGLWAVVDVSYDINRGNENLKSYGGSKMFPSGCIIQDIGNGCSKVTWIEHSEYEESHTHSLYQPLLSSSVGLGATKWLATLQRQCESFTMLLSSEDHTECFTIGLSHAGTKSILKLAQRMKLNFYSGITASCIHKWEKLLAENVGQDTRILTRKSLEPSGIVLSAATSLWLPVTQQRLFEFLCDGKCRNQWDILSNGASMENTLLVPKGQQEGSCVSLLRAAGNDQNESSMLILQETWNDVSGALVVYAPVDIPSMNTVMSGGDSAYVALLPSGFSILPDGSSSSSDQFDTDGGLVNQESKGCLLTVGFQILVNSLPTAKLNVESVETVNNLIACTIHKIRAALRIPA; this comes from the exons ATGAATGGCGATCTTGAAGTTGATATGTCTAGAGGAGATTTCAatccaagtttttttcttggaaagCTTAAAGACGATGAGTTTGAGAGTAGATCATTGAGTGATGATAGCTTTGATGCAATGTCTGGTGATGAGGATAAACAAGAACAACGccctaagaagaagaagaggaagacaaaGTATCATAGACACACTTCTTACCAGATTCAAGAACTCGAATC TTTCTTCAAAGAGTGTCCTCATCCTAATGAGAAGCAAAGGTTGGAACTTGGCAAAAAACTTACTTTGGAGAGTAAGCAAAttaagttttggtttcagaACAGAAGAACACAAATGAAG ACGCAACTAGAGCGGCATGAGAATGTGATTCTCAAACAAGAGAATGAAAAACTGCGGCTAGAAAACAGTTTCCTTAAAGAGTCAATGAGAGGCTCTCTATGTATTGATTGTGGTGGAGCAGTTATACCTGGTGAGGTTTCTTTTGAGCAGCACCAACTTAGGATTGAGAATGCTAAGCTTAAGGAAGAGCTTGATAGGATTTGTGCTTTAGCAAATAGATTCATTGGTGGGTCTATTTCACTTGAGCAGCCTTCAAATGGTGGGATTGGCTCACAGCATTTGCCTATAGGACATTGTGTCAGTGGTGGAACTTCACTGATGTTTATGGATCTTGCCATGGAAGCCATGGATGAGTTGTTGAAGTTAGCAGAATTGGAAACTTCTTTATGGAGTTCAAAGAGTGAGAAAGGATCGATGAACCATTTCCCTGGTTCAAGAGAAACTGGTTTAGTACTTATCAATAGCTTGGCTCTAGTCGAGACTCTTATGGACACG AACAAATGGGCAGAAATGTTTGAGTGCATAGTCGCGGTTGCATCAACCCTTGAAGTGATATCCAACGGTAGTGATGGATCAAGAAACGGCTCTATTCTATTG ATGCAAGCAGAGTTTCAAGTGATGTCTCCATTAGTtccaatcaaacaaaagaagtttCTTAGATATTGCAAGCAACATGGAGATGGTTTATGGGCGGTCGTCGATGTTTCTTATGATATAAACAGAGGAAATGAGAACTTGAAGTCTTATGGTGGCTCTAAAATGTTTCCTTCAGGATGCATTATACAAGACATAGGCAACGGCTGCTCCAAG GTGACATGGATAGAACATTCAGAGTACGAAGAGAGTCACACCCACTCACTTTACCAACCGTTGCTCAGTTCTTCGGTTGGGTTAGGCGCAACCAAATGGCTTGCGACTCTGCAGAGGCAATGCGAGAGCTTCACAATGCTTTTGTCTTCTGAAGATCACACAG AATGTTTTACGATAGGTTTGTCACATGCTGGAACAAAGAGTATACTAAAGCTAGCGCAGCGTATGAAGCTCAACTTTTACTCGGGAATAACTGCTTCGTGCATTCACAAATGGGAGAAGCTTCTTGCTGAGAACGTGGGACAGGACACAAGGATACTGACAAGGAAGAGTCTTGAGCCGTCTGGTATTGTCCTGAGCGCTGCGACATCTCTGTGGCTACCAGTGACTCAGCAGAGACTCTTTGAGTTTCTGTGTGATGGTAAATGCAGAAACCAGTGGGATATTTTGTCTAATGGTGCTTCAATGGAAAACACACTTCTCGTCCCAAAAGGACAACAGGAAGGAAGCTGCGTCTCTCTTCTTCGTGCTGCT GGGAATGATCAAAATGAGAGTAGTATGCTCATCTTGCAAGAGACATGGAATGACGTTTCTGGTGCACTGGTGGTTTACGCGCCTGTTGATATTCCATCTATGAATACTGTAATGAGCGGTGGAGATTCAGCTTATGTGGCGCTTCTTCCATCGGGGTTCTCGATATTGCCTGAcggatcatcatcatcgtctgaTCAGTTCGATACCGATGGCGGTTTGGTGAATCAAGAAAGCAAAGGATGTCTCCTGACTGTAGGATTTCAGATCTTAGTGAACAGCCTACCGACTGCAAAACTCAACGTGGAATCTGTTGAAACTGTTAACAACCTCATCGCTTGCACCATTCACAAGATCAGAGCCGCTCTTCGTATACCTGCTTAG